The following coding sequences are from one Kushneria phosphatilytica window:
- the ftsA gene encoding cell division protein FtsA gives MAGQSNASNMVVGLDIGTSKVVAIVGQPTDDGGIEIAGIGSHPSRGMKKGVVINIESTVQSIQRAVEEAELMAGCDIHSVFVGIAGSHISSMNSDGVVAIKEREVTPSDIDRVIDSARARAIMEGQRILHVLPQEYAIDAQEGIREPLGMSGVRLEARVHLVTAALNAVQNIEKCVRRCGLEVDDIILEQLASSHAVLTEDERELGVCMVDIGGGTTDIAVFTEGAIRHTAVIPIAGDQVTNDIAMALRTPTQYAEDIKVKYACALTQMASSDELIKVPSVGDRPARDLSRQALAQVVEPRYEELFTLVREELRRSGYEDLVAAGIVLTGGTSRMEGVGELAEEIFHMPVRIACPQNVRGLADVVRNPIYSTGVGLLLYGMNNASHSRGITQSRGDEHSRRGHSERHMTDSLPSALSRIRGWFRGNF, from the coding sequence ATGGCAGGACAATCCAACGCTTCCAATATGGTCGTCGGGCTGGATATCGGAACGTCCAAGGTCGTGGCGATTGTCGGTCAACCGACCGATGATGGCGGTATAGAGATCGCCGGTATTGGCTCACATCCCTCACGTGGAATGAAAAAGGGTGTGGTGATCAATATTGAATCTACCGTGCAATCCATTCAGCGTGCGGTCGAAGAAGCCGAGCTGATGGCAGGCTGCGATATTCATTCCGTTTTTGTCGGCATTGCCGGTAGTCACATCAGCTCCATGAACTCCGATGGCGTCGTGGCGATCAAGGAACGTGAGGTGACGCCTTCGGATATTGACAGGGTCATCGATTCCGCCCGTGCCCGGGCCATCATGGAAGGGCAGCGTATTCTTCATGTGCTGCCGCAGGAGTATGCCATTGATGCCCAGGAGGGTATTCGTGAGCCACTGGGCATGTCCGGTGTGCGCCTCGAGGCTCGGGTGCATCTGGTTACTGCTGCTCTCAACGCAGTTCAGAACATAGAAAAATGTGTTCGTCGTTGCGGTCTTGAAGTGGATGACATCATCCTCGAACAACTGGCTTCGAGCCACGCCGTGCTGACCGAAGACGAACGGGAACTGGGTGTGTGCATGGTTGATATCGGGGGAGGTACTACCGATATCGCGGTCTTTACCGAGGGGGCCATTCGTCATACGGCTGTTATCCCCATTGCAGGGGATCAGGTGACCAATGACATTGCCATGGCCTTGCGCACCCCTACCCAGTATGCAGAGGACATCAAGGTCAAATACGCCTGTGCACTGACACAGATGGCCAGCAGTGATGAACTGATCAAGGTGCCCAGTGTTGGAGATCGCCCGGCTCGGGATCTTTCCCGGCAGGCGCTTGCTCAGGTGGTTGAACCGCGTTACGAAGAACTGTTTACCCTGGTGCGCGAAGAGCTGCGTCGAAGCGGCTATGAGGATCTGGTGGCAGCCGGTATCGTGCTGACTGGAGGGACCTCGCGAATGGAAGGGGTCGGAGAACTGGCAGAGGAAATATTCCATATGCCGGTCCGCATCGCCTGCCCGCAGAATGTGCGCGGTCTGGCGGATGTGGTTCGCAATCCGATTTATTCCACGGGGGTGGGTTTGTTACTCTACGGCATGAACAACGCATCACACTCGCGTGGAATTACCCAGTCGCGCGGGGATGAGCATTCTCGACGCGGTCACTCCGAGCGCCACATGACGGATTCCCTGCCTTCGGCACTGTCGCGAATCCGGGGCTGGTTCAGGGGAAATTTCTGA
- a CDS encoding cell division protein FtsQ/DivIB translates to MASSTSNRLLGLILIIALLGAGGRTLWLWLDTPIERVSIRGDLHHVSARYLQQRLTPLIQGQTWLSVDLDQMRRGARAIPWIRDARVTRRWPNALTFELYEQRPVAWWNDDSLLNTEGNPFRAGPIRQVGDLPNLAGPRGSGPEVLAWFDQLKKTLSPLDVQITQLRLEARGAWRFQINDSFWVMVGRTDSDERILRFMTAWQRGLKKRADDIRYLDLRYPNGLAVAWHGQSAPVDDADNNAQ, encoded by the coding sequence ATGGCGAGTAGTACATCCAATCGCCTGCTGGGGCTGATTCTCATTATTGCGCTGCTTGGCGCAGGCGGGCGTACGCTCTGGTTGTGGCTGGATACGCCGATCGAGCGGGTGTCGATCCGTGGCGATTTGCATCACGTTTCAGCGCGCTATCTGCAACAGCGTCTTACTCCTCTGATCCAGGGGCAGACCTGGTTGTCAGTGGATCTTGATCAAATGCGTCGAGGTGCCAGGGCGATTCCCTGGATTCGGGATGCCCGGGTCACCCGGCGCTGGCCGAATGCACTGACTTTCGAGCTTTATGAACAGCGCCCCGTGGCCTGGTGGAATGACGATTCGCTGCTCAATACAGAAGGTAATCCCTTCAGGGCTGGACCGATACGGCAGGTAGGAGACCTTCCCAATCTTGCCGGCCCCAGGGGAAGTGGCCCCGAGGTTCTGGCGTGGTTTGATCAGTTGAAAAAGACCCTCTCACCTCTGGATGTGCAGATTACCCAGCTGCGTCTCGAGGCGCGTGGGGCATGGCGTTTTCAGATTAATGACAGCTTTTGGGTCATGGTAGGCCGCACTGACAGTGATGAGCGCATTCTGCGTTTCATGACAGCATGGCAACGAGGGTTGAAGAAGCGAGCCGACGATATTCGTTACCTTGATTTGCGCTATCCCAATGGCCTGGCCGTTGCCTGGCATGGTCAGAGTGCCCCTGTTGACGATGCTGATAACAATGCTCAATGA
- the murC gene encoding UDP-N-acetylmuramate--L-alanine ligase translates to MRRIRGIHFVGIGGAGMCGIAEVLCNQGFRVSGSDLKESPVTAHLRQCGVRVTIGHRAENVVDADVVVVSSAIDTSNPEVNWAREHRVPLVRRAEMLAELMRFRNGIAVAGTHGKTTTTSLTATLLAEGGLDPTFVIGGRLTSAGTNARLGEGEYLVAEADESDASFLHLQPMMAVVTNIDADHMGTYEGDFVRLQDTFLEFLHNLPFYGLAILCLDDPIVRALLPRVQRQFVTYGFDDQADYRLENFRQQGGEVSFTARRPPGHAPLEIRLNMPGEHNALNALAAVAVATDAGVADAAIIRALASFAGVGRRFQVQGHFSLSGSHATSRGEHAVSEPVMLVDDYGHHPREVDMVIRAIRAGWPQRRLVMLYQPHRYSRTHDLFEDFVRVLSGVDTLLLLDVYSAGETPLKGADSRTLAGSIRQRGQVDPLFVESRQALATLLGNVLLPGDILVTQGAGDISGISAALAGCELDLERLELA, encoded by the coding sequence ATGCGCCGCATCAGAGGCATTCATTTCGTCGGCATCGGTGGCGCGGGAATGTGCGGCATCGCAGAAGTATTGTGCAATCAGGGTTTTCGGGTCAGTGGCAGTGATCTGAAGGAGTCGCCGGTAACAGCTCATCTACGTCAATGTGGTGTTCGGGTCACCATCGGTCATCGTGCCGAAAATGTCGTCGATGCCGATGTGGTTGTGGTGTCCAGTGCCATTGATACTTCCAATCCCGAAGTGAACTGGGCGCGTGAACATCGTGTGCCGTTGGTTCGGCGCGCTGAAATGCTGGCGGAACTGATGCGCTTTCGTAACGGGATTGCCGTGGCCGGCACGCATGGCAAGACCACAACAACCAGTCTGACCGCGACTCTGCTCGCTGAGGGTGGACTGGATCCGACCTTCGTTATCGGTGGGCGCCTGACCAGTGCCGGGACCAACGCCCGTCTGGGGGAGGGTGAATATCTGGTAGCCGAGGCCGATGAATCGGATGCCTCATTTCTTCATCTTCAGCCCATGATGGCCGTTGTGACCAATATCGATGCCGATCACATGGGCACCTATGAAGGTGATTTTGTTCGGCTGCAGGATACCTTCCTGGAATTCCTTCATAACCTGCCGTTCTATGGTTTGGCGATTCTCTGTCTCGATGACCCTATAGTGCGTGCGTTGCTGCCCAGGGTGCAGCGTCAGTTCGTGACCTATGGTTTCGATGACCAGGCGGACTATCGTCTTGAGAATTTCCGTCAGCAGGGGGGTGAAGTCAGCTTTACGGCTCGCCGCCCCCCTGGGCACGCACCATTGGAAATTCGTTTGAACATGCCGGGTGAGCATAATGCGCTCAATGCGTTGGCTGCAGTAGCGGTCGCCACCGATGCCGGCGTGGCTGATGCCGCCATTATCAGAGCACTGGCGAGCTTTGCCGGTGTAGGCCGCCGCTTTCAGGTGCAGGGACATTTCTCACTTTCCGGCAGCCATGCTACTTCTCGCGGGGAGCATGCTGTCAGTGAGCCGGTCATGCTGGTGGATGATTATGGTCACCATCCGCGAGAAGTGGATATGGTGATTCGAGCCATTCGTGCCGGTTGGCCGCAGCGCCGACTGGTAATGCTTTATCAACCGCACCGCTATTCCCGCACCCATGATCTGTTCGAAGATTTCGTGCGTGTACTCTCCGGCGTGGATACTCTGCTGTTGCTGGATGTCTACAGTGCCGGAGAAACGCCGCTGAAAGGAGCTGATAGCCGTACCCTGGCCGGTTCGATTCGACAGCGTGGTCAGGTCGATCCACTGTTTGTTGAGAGTCGCCAGGCGTTGGCTACCCTACTGGGTAATGTGCTGCTGCCGGGCGATATTCTGGTCACCCAGGGAGCTGGAGACATCAGCGGGATCAGCGCTGCGCTGGCCGGTTGCGAACTCGATCTCGAGCGTCTGGAGCTGGCATGA
- the murG gene encoding undecaprenyldiphospho-muramoylpentapeptide beta-N-acetylglucosaminyltransferase: MTTAAEPQRVLIMAGGTGGHVVPALSLARALQAEGVEVHWLGTPRGIENTLVPKAEIPLHHVSVSGLRGNGVAGWLKAPLRLGRAVLEARRLIRKLDVRLVVGLGGFASGPGGLAARLVGVPLIIHEQNAVAGMTNRCLARLAQRVYAAFPGAFPSAVTPEVIGNPVRPEIAAVGEHPRERHDLDNRPLHVLVMGGSLGAVALNERLPEAIARFAPEIRPVIRHQAGRNKEEATRERYDAFGVEAEVSAFIEDMAACYDWADLVICRSGALTVTELAAAGKPALLVPFPHAVDDHQTTNARYLVDGGGARLIQQRDMSVEALYALLVELLCPSVLASMAHRARDKAQLEAVTIMTRGCMEIGFEH; encoded by the coding sequence ATGACCACGGCAGCAGAACCGCAGCGCGTGCTGATCATGGCCGGGGGGACGGGAGGCCATGTCGTACCGGCACTGAGTCTTGCAAGGGCGTTGCAGGCTGAAGGCGTTGAGGTGCACTGGCTGGGTACGCCTCGTGGAATTGAAAATACCCTGGTACCGAAAGCGGAAATACCGCTGCATCATGTCAGCGTGTCGGGGCTGCGTGGCAATGGTGTGGCCGGCTGGCTCAAGGCCCCATTACGGCTGGGCAGGGCGGTGCTGGAAGCGAGACGACTGATCCGGAAACTGGATGTTCGATTGGTAGTCGGATTGGGCGGATTTGCCAGTGGGCCGGGTGGGCTGGCTGCTCGATTGGTCGGGGTTCCGTTGATCATTCATGAACAGAATGCTGTAGCAGGCATGACCAACCGTTGCCTGGCACGTCTGGCACAGCGGGTTTATGCCGCCTTCCCGGGTGCCTTTCCATCGGCAGTGACGCCCGAGGTGATCGGTAATCCGGTACGTCCCGAGATTGCTGCTGTAGGTGAGCATCCGCGCGAACGCCACGACCTGGACAACCGGCCGTTGCATGTTCTGGTCATGGGGGGCTCGCTTGGAGCGGTGGCGTTGAATGAACGCCTGCCCGAAGCAATAGCACGGTTTGCGCCTGAAATACGCCCGGTGATCCGTCATCAGGCGGGTCGCAACAAGGAGGAAGCCACCCGCGAACGCTATGACGCATTCGGGGTTGAGGCAGAGGTCAGTGCCTTCATCGAGGATATGGCGGCGTGTTATGACTGGGCCGATCTGGTGATTTGCCGCAGCGGGGCGCTTACGGTGACGGAGCTGGCAGCGGCCGGTAAGCCTGCATTGCTGGTGCCCTTTCCTCATGCGGTGGATGATCATCAGACCACCAATGCAAGGTATCTGGTTGACGGTGGTGGTGCACGACTCATCCAGCAGCGGGATATGAGTGTAGAAGCATTGTATGCCCTGCTGGTGGAGCTGTTGTGTCCATCGGTTCTGGCCAGTATGGCTCATCGGGCGCGCGACAAAGCCCAATTGGAGGCGGTAACGATCATGACCCGCGGCTGTATGGAGATAGGCTTTGAGCATTGA
- the ftsW gene encoding putative lipid II flippase FtsW — protein MKSILRPGDRAWSERLSTDHHMLDSWLLLPLIALPIIGWIMVTSASTEIASSQTGNPWYFSIRHGIFVLASVLVALTVMRFPVTLWRSNGPALLMLAMILLAVVLVIGHEVNGSRRWIPLGPVNIQPSEVAKFCMVIYVAGYMERHLTRLRRSWWGFLAPLSITLALGALLILEPDYGTTVVLLATAMGMLLLAGASLWRFLLLSVVVIALGAFMAISEPYRMQRITSFLDPWANQYSSGYQLTQALIAFGRGGWTGLGLGNSVQKLFFLPEAHTDFVFSVLAEELGMLGSLTVVALFALLVYRGFRVGRVAEENGQLFAAYVCYGFSLIIGGQAFINIAVNAGILPTKGLTLPLLSYGGSSLMISGAMAGLLLRVDGENRGRRRASRKRQQRSVSEGAS, from the coding sequence ATGAAGTCGATTCTGCGGCCCGGTGATCGCGCCTGGTCGGAGCGTTTATCTACCGATCACCATATGCTGGACAGTTGGCTGTTACTGCCACTGATTGCCCTGCCTATCATAGGCTGGATCATGGTGACCTCTGCCTCGACCGAGATCGCCAGCAGCCAGACCGGCAATCCATGGTACTTCAGTATCCGACACGGTATTTTCGTGTTGGCGAGTGTACTGGTAGCGCTTACCGTCATGCGTTTCCCTGTCACCCTCTGGCGCAGCAATGGGCCGGCGCTGCTGATGCTGGCCATGATTCTGCTGGCTGTGGTGCTGGTGATCGGGCATGAGGTCAATGGCAGTCGCCGCTGGATACCACTTGGACCGGTCAATATACAGCCTTCCGAAGTGGCCAAGTTCTGCATGGTGATCTATGTCGCCGGCTACATGGAGCGTCACCTGACCCGGTTGCGACGAAGCTGGTGGGGGTTTCTGGCACCACTGTCGATCACCCTTGCGCTGGGGGCGCTGCTGATCCTCGAGCCTGATTACGGCACTACAGTAGTGCTGCTGGCCACTGCCATGGGCATGTTGCTGTTGGCGGGTGCGTCACTATGGCGTTTTCTGCTGCTCTCGGTAGTGGTGATTGCACTGGGGGCCTTCATGGCCATTTCCGAACCCTATCGCATGCAGCGTATTACCAGCTTTCTGGATCCCTGGGCGAATCAGTACAGCTCGGGCTATCAGCTCACCCAGGCACTGATTGCCTTTGGTCGAGGTGGCTGGACCGGTCTGGGGTTGGGTAATAGCGTACAGAAACTGTTCTTTCTGCCCGAGGCTCATACCGACTTCGTATTCTCTGTGCTGGCCGAAGAGCTGGGAATGCTGGGGTCGCTGACCGTGGTTGCACTGTTCGCACTACTGGTTTATCGCGGTTTCAGGGTCGGTCGGGTCGCCGAGGAAAATGGTCAGCTTTTTGCCGCTTATGTCTGTTACGGCTTTTCATTGATCATCGGGGGGCAGGCCTTTATCAATATTGCAGTCAACGCCGGCATCCTGCCTACCAAGGGATTGACCCTGCCGCTATTGAGCTATGGCGGGTCGAGCCTGATGATCAGTGGTGCAATGGCAGGGCTGTTATTGCGTGTGGATGGTGAAAACCGTGGCCGTCGACGTGCTTCACGGAAACGTCAGCAGCGTAGCGTTTCCGAGGGGGCATCATGA
- the murD gene encoding UDP-N-acetylmuramoyl-L-alanine--D-glutamate ligase yields MNDEVMTGTADAPVLVIGTGLSGRAIARHLHHLRQPFEIADTRDVPPALGELKAALPGVAVHCGPLERLDMARFREVVLSPGVDPRMPALSCIRDRLIGEMTLLRRALDNMTAPPLLIAITGSNAKSTVTTLVGEMAREAGCRTAVGGNLGTPALDLLREAPDAEVMVLELSSFQLETTAQLRADIACHLNLSEDHLDRHDGLSGYAHAKQRIFEGAGHAVYNADDTATTPGVLVPDHTSFTLAAPASEQWGLRCFDALMICHGDEPIMPVAEVGMPGRHNLANALAALAIGARAGWAIEAMRHVLHRFTGLPHRAERVVEHEGIQWINDSKGTNVGATLAAIEGIGSSLSGRLILLAGGVGKGADFTPLGPVMAQYGRLAILFGRDAALMADTLADQVTVLEVATLDEAMEQAWQQAKAGDAVLLSPACASLDQFTSYIARGEAFRAWLSSRPELSAGDVR; encoded by the coding sequence ATGAATGATGAGGTCATGACAGGCACCGCTGACGCGCCGGTACTGGTCATCGGGACAGGCCTCTCCGGACGTGCCATTGCCCGTCACCTGCACCATCTGCGACAACCGTTCGAGATTGCCGATACGCGTGATGTGCCACCCGCGCTGGGTGAGCTGAAAGCAGCGCTTCCCGGGGTTGCCGTTCACTGCGGTCCGCTGGAGCGGCTCGATATGGCACGATTTCGTGAGGTTGTGCTGAGTCCCGGCGTTGATCCTCGTATGCCGGCCCTGTCGTGCATTCGCGATCGACTCATCGGTGAAATGACGCTGTTACGGCGGGCGCTGGATAACATGACCGCGCCGCCGCTGCTGATTGCCATTACCGGCTCCAATGCGAAGTCCACGGTTACCACTCTGGTTGGGGAGATGGCTCGCGAGGCAGGGTGCAGGACTGCGGTCGGTGGCAACCTCGGCACACCGGCACTCGATCTGCTGCGAGAGGCGCCCGACGCCGAAGTCATGGTGCTGGAGCTCTCCTCCTTTCAGCTTGAAACTACCGCGCAATTGAGAGCGGACATCGCCTGTCATCTCAACCTCAGCGAGGACCATCTCGATCGTCATGACGGGTTGTCAGGCTACGCCCATGCGAAGCAGCGTATCTTCGAAGGGGCAGGTCATGCCGTTTATAACGCGGATGATACGGCGACCACTCCAGGCGTGTTGGTACCTGACCATACAAGCTTTACTCTGGCTGCCCCGGCGTCCGAACAATGGGGCCTGCGCTGTTTTGATGCGTTGATGATCTGTCATGGCGATGAGCCGATCATGCCCGTTGCTGAAGTCGGCATGCCGGGTCGTCATAATCTGGCCAACGCGCTGGCGGCGCTGGCCATTGGCGCGCGTGCCGGATGGGCCATTGAAGCAATGCGACATGTCCTGCATCGCTTTACCGGTTTGCCTCATCGCGCTGAACGGGTCGTCGAGCATGAGGGCATCCAGTGGATCAATGATTCCAAGGGCACCAATGTTGGTGCGACTCTGGCGGCCATTGAAGGGATCGGTTCGTCGCTGTCAGGGCGCCTGATCCTGTTGGCTGGCGGCGTGGGAAAGGGGGCCGATTTCACACCTCTGGGACCGGTGATGGCGCAATATGGTCGACTCGCCATCCTGTTCGGTCGGGATGCCGCATTAATGGCCGATACCCTTGCAGATCAGGTGACAGTGCTTGAAGTGGCGACTCTGGACGAAGCCATGGAGCAGGCCTGGCAACAGGCAAAAGCGGGCGATGCGGTGCTGCTGTCGCCGGCCTGCGCCAGTCTTGATCAGTTCACCAGCTACATCGCTCGTGGCGAGGCTTTCAGAGCCTGGCTGTCTTCCCGTCCCGAACTGTCCGCTGGAGACGTCCGATGA
- the mraY gene encoding phospho-N-acetylmuramoyl-pentapeptide-transferase: MLLFIAELLANFQDAFNVFGYLTLRMVLATLTALLLCLIIGPWMIRRLVERQIGQAIRDNGPQSHLSKAGTPTMGGAMILISIAISTLLWGDLASHYIWLVLLVTLGFGAIGWVDDYRKVVEKNPRGLPAKWKYFWQSAIGFVAAVILYFTAAAPVETSLIAPFFKGIVIQLGLGYILLTYLVIVGSSNAVNLTDGLDGLAIMPTVLVAMGLAVFAYASGNARFAEYLHIPFVMGAGEMAVFCGAIMGAGLGFLWFNTYPAQVFMGDVGALALGAALGVVAVVVRQEIVLFIMGGVFVMETLSVMIQVGFYKMTGRRVFRMAPLHHHFELKGWPEPRVIVRFWIVTVVLVLLGLSTLKIR; this comes from the coding sequence ATGCTGCTATTCATTGCCGAGTTACTGGCAAATTTCCAGGATGCCTTCAACGTTTTCGGTTATCTGACGCTGCGCATGGTGCTGGCGACGCTGACAGCCCTGTTGCTGTGTCTGATCATCGGCCCCTGGATGATCAGGCGATTGGTCGAGCGTCAGATTGGTCAGGCTATCCGCGATAACGGTCCGCAATCACATCTTTCCAAGGCAGGCACGCCCACCATGGGCGGCGCCATGATCCTGATTTCGATCGCTATCTCGACACTGCTCTGGGGTGATCTGGCCAGCCACTATATCTGGCTGGTGCTGTTGGTGACGCTGGGCTTCGGGGCCATTGGCTGGGTTGATGATTATCGCAAGGTTGTCGAGAAGAACCCTCGAGGTCTGCCGGCAAAATGGAAATATTTCTGGCAATCCGCCATTGGCTTTGTGGCTGCCGTTATTCTCTATTTCACTGCGGCAGCACCAGTGGAAACGAGTCTGATTGCGCCGTTTTTCAAGGGGATCGTGATCCAGCTGGGTCTGGGTTATATCCTGCTGACCTATCTGGTCATTGTCGGGAGCTCCAATGCAGTCAATCTGACCGACGGGCTTGATGGTCTGGCGATCATGCCGACCGTGCTGGTTGCCATGGGACTGGCAGTATTCGCCTATGCCAGCGGTAATGCCCGATTCGCTGAATATCTGCATATTCCTTTCGTGATGGGCGCAGGAGAAATGGCCGTTTTCTGTGGTGCCATCATGGGGGCCGGACTGGGTTTTCTCTGGTTCAATACCTATCCGGCGCAGGTCTTCATGGGAGATGTCGGGGCGCTGGCTCTGGGGGCTGCGTTGGGCGTTGTGGCCGTGGTCGTTCGTCAGGAGATCGTGCTATTCATCATGGGTGGAGTCTTTGTCATGGAAACCCTTTCCGTGATGATTCAGGTCGGTTTCTACAAGATGACCGGTCGGCGTGTCTTTCGCATGGCCCCGTTGCATCATCACTTCGAGCTCAAGGGCTGGCCGGAACCGCGCGTAATCGTGCGCTTCTGGATCGTAACAGTAGTCCTGGTGCTGCTTGGTCTGTCGACACTGAAGATTCGCTGA
- a CDS encoding UDP-N-acetylmuramoyl-tripeptide--D-alanyl-D-alanine ligase, producing MSESSMDNDTGLNTLAEVATALGADVPDGAGEQVIERIITDTRQLDRGDLFLALRGERFDGHAFLQTAFERGASAAIVDRRDDHISDLPQLVVPDTRLALGMLGAARRRHWGRELVAITGNSGKTTVRALTGAILQLAGATHMTRANLNNDIGVPLTLLELKSCHQRAVLELGANHSGEIAWTTALTRPDVAVITNVTGAHVGEFGGLGYIAQAKGEILAGLGTRGVAVLNRDDRFFPIWQQLAGEATIIDFGFDDRARVYASDMACDALGRYAFTLFIDGQDCGRIQLTLMGRHNVLNALAAAAVAHALGIDPILMQQGLESAEAVNRRMVVVPGPHNSRLVDDSYNANPGAVRAALEALTDLPGPRWCLLGAMGELGDYSESAHREIGEHARALGIDVMGTVGEPARAACEAFGEGGHHFEQWSTLAEFVRERLPEGASVLIKGSLSAGMDRLVSALRTDIIR from the coding sequence ATGAGCGAAAGCAGCATGGATAACGACACCGGTCTGAACACACTTGCTGAAGTGGCCACTGCGCTGGGTGCTGATGTGCCCGACGGGGCAGGTGAGCAAGTGATCGAGCGCATCATTACCGATACCCGTCAACTCGATCGGGGGGATCTGTTCCTCGCTCTTCGCGGTGAACGGTTCGATGGTCACGCGTTTTTACAGACCGCTTTCGAGCGAGGGGCTTCGGCAGCGATCGTGGATAGGCGCGATGACCATATCAGCGATCTGCCACAGCTGGTCGTACCCGATACCCGGCTCGCTTTGGGGATGCTGGGCGCTGCCCGGCGACGCCACTGGGGGAGGGAACTGGTCGCCATTACCGGTAACAGTGGCAAAACCACGGTACGTGCTCTCACCGGCGCCATTTTACAGCTGGCCGGTGCGACTCACATGACTCGCGCCAACCTCAACAACGATATTGGTGTACCGCTGACCCTGCTGGAACTGAAATCCTGCCATCAGCGGGCGGTGCTGGAACTGGGCGCCAATCATTCGGGTGAAATCGCCTGGACCACCGCTCTGACGCGGCCTGATGTGGCGGTCATTACCAATGTGACCGGCGCCCATGTCGGTGAGTTCGGAGGGTTGGGGTATATTGCCCAGGCCAAGGGCGAGATTCTTGCCGGACTGGGAACTCGAGGTGTGGCGGTATTGAATCGTGATGATCGATTTTTCCCGATCTGGCAGCAGTTGGCAGGTGAAGCAACGATCATCGATTTCGGCTTCGATGATCGCGCTCGGGTATATGCCAGCGATATGGCCTGTGATGCGCTGGGGCGATATGCTTTTACGCTCTTTATCGATGGGCAGGATTGCGGTCGCATACAGTTGACGCTCATGGGGCGGCATAACGTGCTCAATGCGCTGGCCGCGGCTGCGGTCGCTCATGCGCTGGGCATTGACCCCATACTCATGCAACAGGGATTGGAAAGTGCCGAGGCCGTCAATAGACGTATGGTCGTGGTGCCAGGTCCACACAACAGTCGCCTGGTGGATGACAGCTATAACGCCAATCCTGGCGCCGTCAGGGCCGCCCTGGAGGCTCTGACCGATCTCCCTGGCCCTCGCTGGTGCCTGTTGGGGGCGATGGGTGAGCTGGGCGATTACAGTGAAAGTGCGCATCGCGAGATCGGTGAACATGCCAGGGCGCTGGGTATCGATGTAATGGGGACCGTAGGTGAGCCGGCACGTGCTGCCTGCGAGGCCTTTGGTGAGGGGGGGCACCACTTTGAACAGTGGTCGACGCTGGCGGAGTTCGTTCGGGAAAGGCTACCCGAAGGCGCCAGTGTCCTGATCAAGGGATCGCTCAGTGCCGGCATGGATCGTCTGGTGAGCGCGCTTCGAACCGACATAATCAGGTGA